Part of the Caulifigura coniformis genome, CGTCATGTCATCCACAAACACCCCGGCTGCTTCCTGGCAGGCGGGGTGTTTTGCGTTTGGACCGGTCGCTGTTGCTGCTCTCACCCCGGCTGGATTGGATCGCTCATGCGTACGACGTTGAATGTGGTGCTTGCCCTGCTGATCGTTTTCGCCACGGGGGCGCTCGGGGCGCCGCCCGACCAGGCGGACGTGGTCATCTATGGCGGTACTCCGGGAGGCCTCGCTGCCGCGCTTGGGGCTGCGCGGGAAGGGGCTTCGGTCGTCCTCATTGAGCCGACACCGCGCGTCGGCGGATTGGTGACCAGCGGATTGAGTCATACGGACTTTCATTCGTTGGAAAGCCTCACCGGAGCGTTCCTCGAGTTCAGCCGCCGCGTCGAGGCGCACTACGCCAAGGAATACGGCCCGGAGAGCCAGCACGTTCGCGATTGCTGGCGAGGAGTGTTCGCCGAACCGAAGGTGAACCTTGCGGTGTTCGAGGCGATGCTGGCGGAGCAACCCTCCATCACCGTGCTTCGAAGCACCGTGCTGGTTGGGCCAACGTTATCGGACAAACGCCACGTGGAGTCGCTGAAGCTGCGGGGAGCCGGTGGCGACGAATTCGCCATTCACGGCAAGGTGTTCATCGACGCGACGTACGAGGGGGACCTGATGGCGGCCGCGGGGGTTCCGTGGTCGGCCGGCCGCGAAGGGCGCGGCGAGTTCGGTGAATCGCTGGCTCCCGAGGAGCCCGATGGCCAGCTTCAGGCCTACAACTTCCGGTTCATCATGACGAACGACCCGGCGAACCGCGTGACGCCCGTGGCGCCTGCGGGGTATCGCCGGGAGGACTTCGTCGGCATCATTCCGGTCCTGGAGACCGGGAAGATCAAGAAGGTTTTCGACTACCCACGGGAGTGCCTGTTCAAGGCCCAGACGCCGCCGCTTCCGAACGCCAAGTACGACATCAACGACGTGTCGCAGGGCCTGGTGCGACTCTCACTGCCGGGCAAGAACCTGGGTTGGCCGACGGGTGATGCCGCCACTCGGGCCGCGGTTTTCGCGGAGCACGTGCGTGATCAGGTCGGCCTTCTGTACTTCCTGCAGAACGACGATGCGGTCCCCGCGAAATTCCGCGATGAGGCCCGTGAGTGGGGGTGGTGCAAGGATGAATTCACCGAGACCGGAGGGCTGCCGCCGCAGCTGTATGTTCGCGAGGCCCGGCGGATGCGCGGACAGTACGTCTTCAAGCAGCAGGACAGCATGCATACCCCCGGCGATGCGCGAGCCGTGCTGCACGAGGACGCGATTGCGATGGGCGACTACGGCAACAATTGCCATGGAACGCTGCACGAAGGTCCTCGATTCGGAGGGAAGCACACGGGCGAGTTCTACAACCCGGTCCCTCCGTATCAGATTCCCTATGGCGTGCTCCTGCCTTCCGAGATGACGAACCTGCTGGTTCCCGTGGCGGCGTCGTCGACGCATGTGGGATTCTGTGCGCTGCGTCTCGAACCGATCTGGATGTCGCTGGGCCAGGCGGCCGGGCATGCCGCGGGAGTCGCGGCGAAATCAGGCATCGCGGTCCAGAAAGTCGACGTCCCGGCCCTGCAGCGAAAGCTGCACAGTCGGGGGAGTTCGACGATCTATGTCAGCGACGTGCTCCCCG contains:
- a CDS encoding FAD-dependent oxidoreductase, with the translated sequence MRTTLNVVLALLIVFATGALGAPPDQADVVIYGGTPGGLAAALGAAREGASVVLIEPTPRVGGLVTSGLSHTDFHSLESLTGAFLEFSRRVEAHYAKEYGPESQHVRDCWRGVFAEPKVNLAVFEAMLAEQPSITVLRSTVLVGPTLSDKRHVESLKLRGAGGDEFAIHGKVFIDATYEGDLMAAAGVPWSAGREGRGEFGESLAPEEPDGQLQAYNFRFIMTNDPANRVTPVAPAGYRREDFVGIIPVLETGKIKKVFDYPRECLFKAQTPPLPNAKYDINDVSQGLVRLSLPGKNLGWPTGDAATRAAVFAEHVRDQVGLLYFLQNDDAVPAKFRDEAREWGWCKDEFTETGGLPPQLYVREARRMRGQYVFKQQDSMHTPGDARAVLHEDAIAMGDYGNNCHGTLHEGPRFGGKHTGEFYNPVPPYQIPYGVLLPSEMTNLLVPVAASSTHVGFCALRLEPIWMSLGQAAGHAAGVAAKSGIAVQKVDVPALQRKLHSRGSSTIYVSDVLPGHPQFEAVQWWGTAGGLHGLASTPVTSRGIRGKKLHGQYSEAAPGHAAELDCVLDAELAGKWREIAISQNLSADALPAADGKTTRGRFISAAFEATNNGR